From one Candidatus Cetobacterium colombiensis genomic stretch:
- the pyrB gene encoding aspartate carbamoyltransferase, translated as MRDFISMKDFTKGDILEVLRVAKELEKKNEELLRNKIVGSLFFEPSTRTRLSFTSAAYRLGAKVLGFDSPDATSLKKGESLRDTIKMTEAYSDVIVMRHNRDGAARFAADISKVPVVNAGDGANEHPSQTLLDLYTIQKEFGDIEGKKVAFVGDLKYGRTVHSLTKALEMFNCEFYFIAPDVIQIPEYITRELDKKGMKYHILNDYKDVLKEIDVLYMTRIQKERFDNQEDYEKVAGVYVIDKKNIVGKCKENMIILHPLPRVDEIKIDLDETKHAKYFEQAANGVPTREAIFSIALDLVKVYKDKEIIKNIKESEKVVCVNEKCITKFEETQNKYVIDKDHEYCYYCNRDIKK; from the coding sequence ATGAGAGATTTTATTTCAATGAAGGATTTTACAAAAGGGGATATTTTAGAAGTTTTAAGAGTAGCAAAAGAATTAGAGAAAAAAAATGAAGAACTTTTGAGAAATAAAATAGTTGGAAGTTTATTTTTCGAACCATCAACTAGAACAAGATTATCATTTACCTCAGCAGCTTATAGATTAGGTGCAAAAGTTTTAGGGTTTGATTCACCAGATGCAACTTCATTGAAGAAAGGTGAATCATTAAGAGATACAATAAAAATGACAGAAGCTTATTCTGATGTGATTGTAATGAGACATAATAGAGATGGAGCAGCTCGTTTTGCTGCAGATATATCAAAAGTTCCAGTTGTAAACGCAGGGGATGGAGCTAATGAGCATCCAAGCCAAACATTATTAGATTTATATACAATTCAAAAAGAATTTGGAGATATAGAAGGAAAAAAAGTTGCTTTTGTGGGAGATTTAAAATATGGAAGAACAGTCCACTCTTTAACAAAAGCATTAGAGATGTTTAATTGTGAGTTTTACTTCATAGCTCCTGATGTAATTCAAATACCAGAATACATAACAAGAGAACTAGATAAAAAAGGAATGAAATATCATATATTAAACGATTATAAAGATGTTTTGAAAGAGATTGATGTTTTATATATGACAAGAATACAAAAGGAAAGATTTGACAATCAAGAGGATTATGAAAAAGTTGCTGGAGTTTATGTAATAGATAAAAAGAACATTGTAGGAAAATGCAAAGAAAATATGATAATTTTACATCCACTACCAAGAGTAGATGAAATAAAAATAGATTTAGATGAAACAAAACATGCTAAATATTTTGAACAGGCAGCTAATGGAGTCCCAACAAGAGAAGCAATATTTTCAATAGCATTAGACTTAGTAAAAGTATATAAAGATAAAGAGATAATAAAAAATATAAAAGAATCAGAAAAAGTTGTATGTGTAAATGAAAAGTGTATAACAAAATTTGAAGAGACACAGAATAAATATGTAATAGATAAAGATCATGAATACTGTTATTACTGTAACAGAGATATAAAAAAATAA